In the genome of Hydractinia symbiolongicarpus strain clone_291-10 chromosome 5, HSymV2.1, whole genome shotgun sequence, one region contains:
- the LOC130645262 gene encoding sorbitol dehydrogenase-like: MAELVILLVLGHESSGTVVEVGEGVTHLVKGDRVAIEPGVGCYVCNFCKSGRYNLCPKTVFCATPPDDGSLSRFYVHAADFCYK, encoded by the exons ATGGCAGAATTGGTGATTTTGTTGGTTCTTGGTCATGAGTCTAGTGGAACTGTTGTTGAGGTTGGAGAAGGTGTCACTCATTTAGTAAAag GTGATAGAGTTGCTATAGAACCAGGAGTTGGATGTTATGTTTGCAATTTTTGCAAATCAGGTCGTTATAATTTGTGCCCAAAAACTGTCTTCTGTGCTACACCTCCCGATGATGGTTCACTAAGTCGGTTTTATGTTCATGCTGCAGATTTTTGTTACAAGTAA